AAGTGGTTAAATTGTTTATATCTCCTGCATATATTGGCCAAGAATCATGTTGCTACCTCCGTAGTGTAATTTTGTCGAATcctcattttgtttttgtattcaTTGCCTTAGTGTTTGTGAAACTGTAGACTTCAGAGACTCACTGAGATGATATTGTTGTCTGATCAtctcaataaaatatttaaggcTCAAGCTATCAACACTATAAAGCCTTGCCTGACATCCAATGGTGCCTAATATGTTAATTCTCTGGTGTGCAAAGGAGGAATCAGTTAATGTACTGCCACTTGCGCTGAAACTTGAACATGATATTAAGATTGTGTAGTGTTTGTCATTCGGTACAAGGTGGTATGTGAAGCATTTAAACACTGTATTATCTGAGAGATTAATGATTGTTCGAATGGGAAGAAAGTTTTTAACCGCCAAATATTGTCTTTTGAAATAAACCATGGTTTACCCAAGCCCTTCCTTTGCCACCTACTTGATTCGTTCTGATTAACTGCTGCTGTTGTTTACAACACTTCAAAAATTGAGATTTGCGGAAGAAGAGTTGTGATAAATCCCTAAAATGTAGAGTGTCCTACTTTTGTAATTTGATGAATTAGTGtttcaaaaatgaaacttttaagTCAGAGTGTGGAACTGTGGATTATGAAAACTTTAATATGATGAAGTGTATTACAACCTGCTAATTCTTGACTAATTAGCTCCGTATAGAAGAATAACTGCAGGATAACATTATTGTGGCTCGGTATGAcctttttttgtgtgtgtgtatgtgtgtgttagACTATCTGCTTTGTCATTTATTTCTACTTCTGGGAGCTGAATCCCCTGATGTTGTCTACAATAAAGAAAGCTTGCAGACAAGATTGCAGCAGTTGGATTCTATGTTGCGGTTCCTGATTTCTTTTATGGAGATCCATATGAACCTAATCCTGAAAAACCTTTTCAAGCTTGGTTAAAAGATCATGGAGCGGTTAGTTCTGAAATTTTGATGCATGCGCTTgtttatataatcaatatttgttacaaagttttttttttctttttttttaacttcattGATATCCACAGGGATTAATATTTTAGGTCCACTCAGAATTTAACATGTAGCTCTCTAGATTGGATTCAGCTGccttatttgtattaatttttgtttctatACTAAGCCTTCGAACTACCTGACTGTACTCCCCTGGTCACAATCATGCCTAAATTCATTGTTCTGATGTCTTTAGGGAGTTGTAATAATGCATCAATGTCAGCTTTTAAGTGGCTGAGCTTTATGTTTTTAATAGGATAAGGGGTTTGATGACGCAAAGCCGGTAATTCAAGATCTGAAGAGTAAAGGTATAACAGCAATTGGGGCTGTAGGCTTCTGCTGGGGCGGTAAGATTAGGTCTTTTGCCttactattttgtttttatattcaataatattacaCATCTCAAAAGTTATCTCAAAATTCCCATCTTAAATGATGTGTAATCTATGTGATGTTTAGATGTAAATGAATTAGTCATTGGTGAATTACATGGCAATGCCAAATAATTTGGAATATATTTTGGGAACCTTTTGATAAATTCATATGATAgtctttcatattaaatattgacTGAGCTGATTAAAATCTACTTTTCTTCTCAGCTAAAGTTGTAGTTCAACTTGCAAAGGTAGAATTTATCAATGCCGCTGTGCTGTGTCATCCTTCATTTGTCACTCCTGATGATATCAAGGGTATGGATTCTTATATATTCTGGGGTCTTGTGCTAGATGCTTATTTCATTCTCGGCATCTTGGGGTGGCTTTCACTAGGATTGCTCTGTTattcatttatgttttaattttttgtaattactCAGTGGTTGAGGTTCCCATTGCTGTACTGGGAGCTGAGATTGATCATTCGTCTCCGCCTGCACTTGTGAAACAGTTTGAAGAGATCTTATCTGCTAAACCTGAGGTAGGAAGATGCCTTCCCTTAAGATTTGTCTACTTAATTACTTGAAAgcacatttgtttttgtttaggTAACAGAATTAATCTAAGGACAAGGATTTTGGTGACGTTGTATTATCTGTCTTTCCCTGTTATGTTTCTAATTTCATAATGTGGTACATAATTTGGAGATGCAaagtcattaaaaataaaagagacatTAGGCACACGATGGATAttgaatgtttgatttgatGGTCAATGATTTTTGTTAGGTTGATGCTTTTGTGAAAATATTCCCGAAAGTTTCACACGGATGGACAGTGCGATACAATATAGAAGATACAGAAGCTGTGAGGTGTGCGGATGAAGCTCATCAGAACCTTCTGGAGTGGTTTGTCAAGTATGTCAAGTGAGAAGCTTGCCAGATAATAGTAATAGGCAATGTATAATTTCTTGGTCTCCTTTTATCAATAGTTGAAGATTACCCAGACTTTTATTATCTGTGATGTCtgaatatcaaataataacGTGTCTGATATGCATCTTATATTCAGTAAAATATGTCTCTGTGAGCACTTTATGTACCCATCTGTGTAGAAGATTGTGAAATCAATGAGTTTTGTTTCTCAACTGTGCTTCTTTAGTCTGTGATTTTGGGCCATTTTTTTAGTCTGTCATTTATGTTTCTATAGGATGAACTGCTATCTATGTACAAAGAAGAATTCTTCGGTGCATTTGATGCATGTACAACCATctaatgatgatgtgtcatgTTAGTGTCTGTGTATAACACGTGCTCCATTATCGGGTCAGTTGTACTGCCATGGAATTTCTCCAAGAAGAGGTAAAATCTGTCAACTTAGCTATGACCACAAGGCAGGAATGGAGTTCATGGTGACATTAGCTATAAAAGATCCACATAACAAAAGTGTCTCATGAACCCTTGATTATATCAGAGAAATGCAGTTGTCGGCCACATCCTTAGTGCCTTTTGTAGGCTAAAAATTGCTCAGTTGTGTTGAGTTAAAAAAAGGTCAGTCCGTGTTGCTAAGTCCTGAAAGACAGAGGGACGGTGAGAGTGTCGAGTGATGGTACCCCTGTAGCAGGCTTGCATTAGTGTCATCAAGTTATGAAAGACAGAGGGACAGTGAGAGCGTTGAGCAAATGTACCCCTATATCAGACTTGTATTCCTTTTATTTGAGATTAATAGAAGGTTAGGAAGAATTCCCATAAACTTTGTGTTGGTGTACTCTTGTTGTTTTTACCTATCAGTTGCATATACTTGGGCTTAAGAGGGCTAACTAAGTGCGGTATTTGCATCcgattttaagtatttaattggataattagataattatttattgtatgATTGAACAATTACTCAAAAGTGGATGCAGacagttttattatttctttaacaTAGACTTCTTGAGCATCTTGGTGGGCATATTCACAGGAATTCAAAGTCTAAAATTGACGGAAAAGGAGAATTTGTAGTCCAGGGCTTCCGTGTTGTGTGTGGTCAGTATTGCATAGTGTCCCATATCCACACATACTTGAGATTGAGATAGGTCACAAGCCCCATTTTCTTCAACCAACCACCACAAACaggaaaatagaaataaattacttttatatacgtatatatatatttatttatttccagCGTTGTGGGAGCCCTGAACAATGATGGTTTTTGTTGATGCTTGTTTGGCCAAATTAGGATGTGGTTTGGGTATAACCAAGGGTAAATTCAGAAGATAATTCTTTATAAGTTGAGGTACAGatggattcaaatcgaatcgagTTGGTTTAAACGATAAACAGTgacattggaaaaaaaaaagagtcgttgaagaaaaagacaaaCTCTGATGTGGCAATGGAgcaaattcttgaatttgagttgagttgtCGAACTGGAggtttaacttgagtttgacacatttaaattgaatatgaattcaaattgattttggtttgatttgatattgtagttaaacttgaattaaatttaaactcaactcatCTCAAATCGAACTAAGTTTGAGTTGATTTAAGGAGAGTTTGTCAAATTCAGTCTAAGTCTTTCAAGccaatagggctggattcgagccgagctcggcttgcagctagctcgagctcggctcggctcggctcggtttatatATGAGCGAtttgagttcggctcgagctcaactcagctcgtttcgggctcgtgTTCGATTCgattcattttttcttatcaaaacgatgtcattttatataaaaaattaaaaaaaaaatctaccatgCCAACTCCAATCAGCTCGAACTTGGCTTAGCCGAGCTCATTTCGGGTTCAAACCTCGGCTCGGATCCAGCCCTACAAGCCAATACAATCTCGTACTACTCTAAACTCAAATCTATACTTAAAAGCGAGACAGTCTAATTGCCTCATATGTCTCACAAAGGAAGTGGTGCACATTTTGTCACTGTCTATCGATCCAAACAATCTCTGTATAGATTTAATAGCTGCTCTCTTGATCActtattaatagattttaaattCATACTCTCGTATTAAAATATTCTACACTTTTTACCAGTCTACCCTTGAAGGGGCACTGCcatttcttctctctttctctcttccattATTTTGTAAGCttccttttttcctttcatatataaattaactaTTCCACTTCACTCAAGTCAAGTCATCTCAACTTCATTGCCATGAAATACAACAAATAGGATTAGATTTGATCTTATCCTAATCCAAGCAAGGTCTAATTTGAgatttacataaatttaaaaagtttaactTGAGATTAATGAgttaaaactattatatttcagagttatattaaaaattgatttgattaggaCAGGGATTAGATTTATTTAATGATTAGACTATTTgaccaattaattatttaaataaatattaaaaataattttatataattaatcactAAACTTGTAATTTGAATTGGATAAGGTTTTGGGTTAGAgttcaaacaacaaaacaacTAGGTTTAACCCAAGTTTTTTCTTGTCCAACTACAAACTTGAGCAATTTGTTTGAATGGTTGAACTATGGTCCATTCTAATCCAACTCCcaaaaaattttttcaataaacaatttttgtttttctttgtggGTGAGTTTAACTAGTCGATtcgaatcaatttttaaaaccacaATTAAAACTCACACTCgaccaaaaaataatttaattttgaatttgacttgaactcataatagttaaataatgtatcaaaaacgtaattttttgtatcatatatcgaatattatatcatatcgtataatacaacttttgaaaaataaaatatcaaataataaaataatgaaaaaatctaattgatacatcattattataaaaaatattacaaatacttttgaaaatttaagatttgtCATATGTATCtctaatatatcattattttattttaaaagtttatcgattcgtatcaaaaatatatatcgtatcgtatcatataatacatattatatatcataaaatactgataactatatttgaattaactcaaatttgaattcgaatatTCAAATCTGTTTGAAGTCAACTTTTTTAGAAACCAAATCTAattcttaaatcaaatttgattcagttgATCCAAATAACAACTCAAACATCAATAGCTTTGTCAAATCCAGCcataaaaaaaagagtaaatttcaagattacttttttaatttctcaaattaatttttcatctataaAAGGATAATAGGATACAAAATATCTATTTCCCCCTTCATGGAAATATCAAATTCCaccttatttatttaataatttttcaaaattaattagtgTATTTGACTCTGATTAGGAGCTAATCTAGTTAGGAAATTGGTTTATCAATCGATTGATctgatcaataatattattataatataataaaaaatttaaaatgaggTTGagttatatatgatattaatataaaaattcataaattaatcataattaaatattatttatttaatttaatttcaaataaatctagtttaataagtaaaatagatttttaatgttaatttatataaaattgacattaaTTATTAATCGATATCAGttcaatccaaattttaatccaaCGGCTACAGCTTAAAATTTGATACGAgaagttcataatttatttacacACTTTTATTGGCAAATTTAATGAAGTTttagggtaaaatggtcttttcataataaaattattgtcttactttttcatcaaattcgaaaaaataaaaaataaaaatcctactCCGCCCGTTTttgttctctctctttctgCTTTCAGATAAAAAAAAGCTTTCAGCTTGAAAGCACAGCACAAAGCCCACGTAGATTTATCCGTTCTCCGTTCCTCTCAAGATCTAATCGCTCAACACCCTTTTCACAAAGCCCCTACAGTTTTCGTTTTCttgttgaaaaaacaaatagTCTCTCAAAGCTCAaagctttttcatttattatttgttttctcaCAACACAAAGtgtactagtttttttttttttggtcgtTTTCTTTGattcatcaaattttagttatttccgCTAAATTACAGCTGCATTTTTCAGACTCCTCCGCCACAAAAGTTATTTTGCTGATTTGTTTTTAGTAAAACAAGAATTGAGTGACTGTGTCTTATTTGCAAACTAATCGTTTTTGTTCCCTTTTTCTTTGCACTTGTCGTTTGCTAGAAGTTAAGGGTTGTTGATCCTAGCATTTGGGtgctttttttgtttagttttagcTTCTGGGTATTTTTGGTTTGGTGGGATTATTGGGTTTCGGTTATCTGGATTTTTGTGATCTTGTGGTTGGAGTTGCAGTTAAAGTTCAACTTGGTGATTTATTTGCGTTGAAGTGTTTTCATGCTTTGTCGCTGAGATGCAGCCTGATCAAAGAAAAAAGGTTAATTTTATCGTTTCGGATATGTGTGCATTTTTTTGTGTATGTATATGAACTTGTGGAAGCTTGTGGAAGCTGGTATTCATGGTGCAAGATCTAAATGAATATTAGGACTAGGGATGCGTATGTGTTGGTGATTACTGGTTGCTTATGTTTTTTGTTACTTTAGATCAAAAATATGTTATCAATTGTTCTATATAGTCCTTGTAATTTCTTTTTGTGGCCCCATTATACTGGAAATGCTTGTTGTATACTGGTTATAATTTTTGTACCCGGATAGGAAAGAACAGCATGTCATGGTCATGTCCATCTTCAGTGACACATGGTTATGTCTCTTTTGACAATTTGGTGGGAGTTCCAACTGCAATGTTCTTGACACTTAAGAACTGAGTGGTTTAGTTGCTTTAGCATAAGTTTTGGGGTTTAAAGTTGATTAGGGAACTGTAAATGTGACCTAATTGATACAAGGAATATCACATTTTTTGGCTTAGGATTATGGAGGTTCTCTGCCACAAATTTAACATTCTAATTCTTTCCCATTTCTCCTCTTCTTTTGCTTTCTCAAGGCCACCTtacaaaaaaatcattgattttcattttgCATTCAGTTTCAGGGTGCTTCTGTCTGTGTTTCTTTGTCTAGGCTATGGAACTCTAGAAAATCCTTTTCACCTCGTCTTTTATGTAATCATTggcattttatttgaattcattatGATAAGTGCAGAATGTAGACCAAGTTCTTCCGTTGTGCTTATACTTAGATGGAGGTTAGCAATTAGGCAAAACCTTGATGATGAGAGATGGCTGAAAGGGtttctatcaaattttagtttttggaATGTCTAAATTGTGGTAATGCAGTCACCTGTAGATGTAGACTTCTTCACAGAATATGTGAGAGGTTGATTGATTTCTATAAGTTACTCTCTGAGtgttttgttgatattattgTGGTAATGCAGTCATCTGTAGATGTAGACTTCTTCACAGAATATGGTGAGGGGAGTAGATACAGAATTGAGGAAGTGATTGGTAAAGGAAGCTACGGTGTTGTTTGCTCTGCATATGATACACATACTGGAGAAAGGGTTGCAATTAAGAAAATCAATGACATATTCGAGCATGTCTCTGATGCGACCCGCATCCTTCGTGAGATTAAACTTCTCAGACTCTTGCGTCATCCAGATATTGTTGAGATCAAACACATCTTGTTACCTCCATCTAGACGGGAATTCAAAGACATATATGTTGTTTTCGAACTCATGGAATCTGATTTACACCAGGTTATTAAAGCAAATGATGACTTGACTCCAGAACACtaccaattttttctttat
Above is a genomic segment from Mangifera indica cultivar Alphonso chromosome 3, CATAS_Mindica_2.1, whole genome shotgun sequence containing:
- the LOC123211960 gene encoding endo-1,3;1,4-beta-D-glucanase-like, whose translation is MAGPQCCANPPNLNPGSGVGHVEELGGLKTYVNGSSQSKLGVLLVSDIFGYEAPNLRKLADKIAAVGFYVAVPDFFYGDPYEPNPEKPFQAWLKDHGADKGFDDAKPVIQDLKSKGITAIGAVGFCWGAKVVVQLAKVEFINAAVLCHPSFVTPDDIKVVEVPIAVLGAEIDHSSPPALVKQFEEILSAKPEVDAFVKIFPKVSHGWTVRYNIEDTEAVRCADEAHQNLLEWFVKYVK